From Epinephelus lanceolatus isolate andai-2023 chromosome 2, ASM4190304v1, whole genome shotgun sequence, one genomic window encodes:
- the eif4g2a gene encoding eukaryotic translation initiation factor 4 gamma 2a — protein sequence MKKWKFKTVRGLPPYKNWFPHDVDDQSAFLPRCSRYPPPSEPSCPSNITKLSRFKHDFLSSTFFPVFIFFSPGRRNNNYTDVPFVKVAIFLPSPGTLFFSDILCQAAKVESVVAPGGPSRFSVGGGGGGAPQHYPKTVGNSEFLGKTPGSSVQRWVPSRSTRRDANSSTEKGQNDAIFRKVRGILNKLTPEKFDKLCLELLNVGVESKLVLKGTILLIVDKALEEPKYSQLYAQLCLRLAEDAPNFEDPTENQGSHKQNSTFRRLLISKLQDEFENRAKNVETFDKNDNPLTSEEEEQRAIAKIKMLGNIKFIGELGKLNLIHESILHKCIKTLLEKKKRVQLKDMGEDLECLCQIMKTVGPKLDHDKARSLMDQYFHRMQSLTTNKELPSRIRFLLQNTVEMRENKWAARKAYSENGPKTISQVRQDAVKDLGVFIPPPTDGMRNGFFMDNASFLQSRIKFDRETLGGLADMFGQMPGSGIGTGPGVIQDHYSPTMGRHRTIPLYNGHIGNGNSSHQPQYETGSKPYMKPNQGQGSPVFNHKQNHSVQMQSKDMAPRFSKKGKVNADEISLRPAQSFILSKKQMPKLQPQMTMIPPSAHGSPLGQAPQLGLKTNPPPIQEKPAKSTKKAPPTKEELHKMTETLVADYLNNKNINDAINAVKEMRAPKHFASEMLNKIVVFSLDRSDEDKEHASTLVSTLCNEGLATGENLLQAFLSVLDQSKIEEEVPLVKSYLAQFAARAIIADLFSITDLAHQLEDGAHFPLFLLCLQQMVKLKDRDWLADLFQQSKVNMQKMLPENDQNKDKMLEILEGKGLSFLFPLMKLEKELLKQIKVDPSPQSIYKWIKDNISPKLHTDKGFVNILMTSFLQYIAYEINPDDDEDQLSAPTKEQMNEEKQLLLSFKTVMQKFLHDHIDLQVAALYALQVHCNTKGFPKGMLLRYFVNFYDMEIIEEEAFLSWKEDITQEYPGKGKALFQVNQWLTWLETAEEEESEEDDY from the exons ATGAAGAAATGGAAATTCAAAACTGTGAGAGG ACTGCCCCCATACAAAAATTGGTTTCCGCATGACGTAGATGATCAGTCAGCATTCTTACCTCGGTGTAGCCGGTATCCTCCACCGTCTGAACCGTCGTGTCCAAGCAATATAACCAAACTTTCTAGATTTAAACACGACTTTTTGAGCTCAACTTTCTttcctgtctttatttttttttctccgggTCGAAGAAACAACAATTACACTGACGTTCCTTTTGTAAAG GTCGCTattttcctcccctctcccGGAACTTTATTCTTTTCAGATATACTTTGTCAAGCCGCCAAAGTGGAGAGTGTCGTCGCACCAGGGGGTCCTTCTCGTTTCAG TGTagggggaggaggtgggggtgCACCTCAGCACTATCCCAAGACTGTCGGCAACAG CGAGTTCCTGGGGAAAACCCCAGGTTCTAGCGTTCAGAGATGGGTACCTTCTCGAAGCACTAGACGAGATGCCAACTCCTCCACCGAGAAAGGGCAAAATGATGCAATCTTCAGAAAAGTTCGAGG CATACTTAATAAACTGACTCCTGAGAAGTTTGACAAACTATGCCTGGAGCTCCTCAATGTGGGCGTAGAGTCAAAACTTGTCTTAAAAGGAACCATCCTGTTG ATTGTTGACAAAGCCCTCGAAGAGCCCAAGTACAGCCAGTTATACGCTCAACTATGTCTACGCTTGGCAGAGGATGCACCAAACTTTGAGGACCCAACAGAAAATCAAGGATCACATAAGCAGAATAGT ACCTTCAGACGGCTTCTGATTTCCAAGCTTCAAGATGAGTTTGAGAACCGCGCCAAAAATGTTGAAA CCTTTGACAAAAATGACAACCCACTCAcctctgaggaggaggagcagcgtGCTATCGCAAAGATCAAGATGCTGGGCAACATCAAATTCATTGGAGAACTTGGCAAACTCAACCTCATCCACGAATCTATCCTTCATAAGTGCATCAAAACA cttttggagaagaagaagagagtcCAACTTAAGGATATGGGTGAAGATTTGGAatgcctctgtcagataatgaaAACAGTGGGACCTAAGCTTGATCATGACAAGGCTAGG TCTTTGATGGATCAGTACTTTCACCGCATGCAATCCTTAACGACCAACAAGGAACTGCCGTCAAGGATTCGTTTCCTGCTGCAGAATACAGTGGAGATGCGAGAGAACAAATGGGCTGCTCGCAAAGCGTATTCTGAAAACGGACCAAAGACTATCAGCCAAGTTCGTCAGGATGCAGTAAAG GATCTGGGTGTTTTTATTCCACCTCCGACTGATGGAATGAGGAATGGATTCTTCATGGATAACGCCTCCTTCCTGCAATCAAGGATCAAGTTTGACAGGGAAACTCTGGGTGGGCTGGCTGATATGTTTGGACAAATGCCTG GAAGTGGCATTGGTACAGGTCCAGGAGTCATTCAGGACCACTATTCTCCTACAATGGGGCGTCATCGCACAATCCCGCTCTACAATGGCCACATCGGAAATGGCAACAGTTCACACCAGCCTCAGTATGAAACGGGAAGCAAACCATATATGAAACCTAACCAG GGGCAGGGCTCTCCCGTTTTCAACCACAAGCAGAATCACTCAGTGCAGATGCAGTCTAAGGATATGGCGCCACGATTCAGCAAGAAGGGGAAGGTCAATGCTGATGAG ATCAGTCTGAGGCCAGCACAGTCCTTCATCTTGAGCAAAAAACAGATGCCAAAGCTGCAGCCACAGATGACTATGATTCCTCCAAGTGCTCATGGTTCCCCTCTTGGACAG GCTCCACAGCTTGGCCTGAAAACCAATCCTCCTCCGATTCAGGAAAAACCTGCTAAATCCACTAAAAAGGCTCCTCCTACAAAGGAAGAGTTGCACAAAATGACT GAGACATTAGTGGCAGATTACCTGAACAACAAGAACATCAATGACGCAATTAATGCTGTGAAGGAGATGAGAGCTCCTAAGCACTTTGCGTCCGAGATGCTGAACAAGATCGTGGTCTTTTCACTTGATCGTTCAGATGAGGATAAGGAACATGCAAGCACCCTGGTCTCTACTCTCTGCAATGAGGGCCTTGCCACTGGTGAAAATCTACTGCAG GCCTTTTTGAGTGTTCTGGACCAGTCCAAGATCGAGGAAGAAGTACCGCTGGTGAAGTCCTACCTGGCACAGTTTGCAGCACGGGCAATCATCGCTGACCTGTTCAGCATCACAGATTTGGCCCATCAGCTGGAGGACGGTGCACATTTCCCACTGTTCTTGCTCTGCCTGCAGCAGATGGTCAAACTGAAGGACCGCGATTGGCTGGCTGACCTGTTCCAGCAGAGCAAGGTCAACATGCAGAAGATGCTACCCG AAAACGACCAGAACAAGGACAAGATGCTGGAGATTCTGGAGGGCAAAGGTCTCAgctttttgtttccactgatgaAACTGGAGAAGGAGCTGCTGAAGCAGATCAAAGTAGATCCCTCTCCACAGTCGATCTACAAGTGGATCAAAGATAACATCTCTCCTAAACTCCACACTGACAAAGGCTTTGTCAACATCCTCATGACCAG CTTCCTGCAGTACATTGCCTATGAGATCAACCCTGACGATGATGAAGACCAGCTCTCAGCGCCCACTAAGGAGCAGATGAACGAGGAGAAGCAGCTACTGCTGTCTTTCAAGACCGTGATGCAGAAGTTCCTGCACGATCACATCGACCTGCAAGTCGCTGCGCTGTATGCCCTGCAGGTCCACTGCAATACCAAGGGTTTCCCCAAAG GTATGCTGCTGCGCTACTTTGTGAACTTTTACGACATGGAAATAATCGAAGAAGAAGCCTTCCTTTCATGGAAAGAAGATATCACCCAAGAGTATCCAGGGAAAGGAAAAGCATTATTTCAG GTGAACCAGTGGCTGACCTGGCTGGAGACCGCAGAAGAAGAGGAATCTGAGGAAGATGATTACTGA